The Nostoc sp. UHCC 0926 genome segment GGGTGATATTTTGAAGGCGGTCTGGTATTTGGTTAGTTGCTTTAGATGAAGATTCTTGTTCATCTTCCGTCCAAGCTGTGATTTTTTCTTTGATTTGGCTTAAAGACCAGTCGTTAGCTATCGCTTCGGACAAAAGTTTTTTTCGGATTTCATTATTTCTTACCCGCGCCAAGACTTGTGCTTTGGTGTATTCCAGTTGACCAGAACGCAGTGCCATTAAAATTTCTTCGGGCAGATTTAGCAAAGGTAAGCGTGTGGTAATGAACGATAGCCAATTCATGAGTCCCAAACCAAGAAACACCTGTTGTACCGTGTTTGATTGTTCTTCATCTAGGTTAGGAGAAACGTTTTTACTAGATTCATTTTTCTCGGCTAAATGGTCAGAAACGTTGTCAAGAGGTTGTGGATTATCGGGGTTAGGAAAAACGTTTTTACTAGATTCAGTTTCATCGGCTAAATGGTCAGAAACGTTGTCAAGAGGTTGTGGATTATCGGGGTTAGGAAAAACGTTTTTACTAGATTCATTTAATGAGGATTTTGAGGGCTGTTCCCCCTTACTGTGAGCGTTTTTCATTCGATACAGCAAGGATTTTACGGCTTCTACATCGCAATGCAGCCGGATTGCCAACAGGTGCAAGATACCTTCAGTTTCTTCAACGGGGTTAAGGTCTTCTCGTTGCAGGTTTTCAATCAAAGCCAACTGAAACGCTTGGTCATCAGATAGCTCACGCACAACCACAGGCGCGACTTCAAGTTCTGCTTCAAGTCCTGCCCGATAACGTCGTTCTCCTGCGACTAATTCGTATTTCCCTCCACCAATTGGACGCACCAACAGAGGTTGGAGAATGCCATGCTGCTTGACTGACGAGACTAATTCTTTTAATGCTTGTGGGTCAAAGTATCGTCGGGGCTGGTGTTGAGGCAGAACTATATCTGAGAGTTTGATAGTAGTTTCAGTAGCATAAGGCAACTCGCCATCTGGTGAGGATAACCAAGGTGCAGGGGGTGGAGTTGTAATTTGACCCCCAAAGGGTTTGTCTGTTTGTTTGCGTCGGATCATAAAGCCTCCAAAGCCAATGCAATTTCTTCAAGGATAGCCACTACAGAATGTTTGGGGTCAAATACTGCTAGAGGCGCACGTTCTTCTGACGCATCGACAAAAGCGGTAGCTCTGGGTATGGGTGGGAAAATCCGACCCCAAGCGGAAAGTTGTTCAAT includes the following:
- a CDS encoding ParB/RepB/Spo0J family partition protein, coding for MIRRKQTDKPFGGQITTPPPAPWLSSPDGELPYATETTIKLSDIVLPQHQPRRYFDPQALKELVSSVKQHGILQPLLVRPIGGGKYELVAGERRYRAGLEAELEVAPVVVRELSDDQAFQLALIENLQREDLNPVEETEGILHLLAIRLHCDVEAVKSLLYRMKNAHSKGEQPSKSSLNESSKNVFPNPDNPQPLDNVSDHLADETESSKNVFPNPDNPQPLDNVSDHLAEKNESSKNVSPNLDEEQSNTVQQVFLGLGLMNWLSFITTRLPLLNLPEEILMALRSGQLEYTKAQVLARVRNNEIRKKLLSEAIANDWSLSQIKEKITAWTEDEQESSSKATNQIPDRLQNITQRIKKRQLWKEPRKQKQLVNLLNKLEALLGDE